In Lolium perenne isolate Kyuss_39 chromosome 5, Kyuss_2.0, whole genome shotgun sequence, the sequence ctgctgaaacttaatcttcctttgtgttgcttcaatgcttttactatgaattattgctttatgagttaactcttatgcaagacttattgatgcttgtcttgaagtgctattcatgaaaagtctttgctatatgattcacttgtttactcatgtcatatacattgttttgatcgctgcattcactacatatgctttacaaatagtatgatcaaggttatgatggcatgtcactccagaaattatctgtgttatcgttttacctgctcgggacgagcagaactaagcttggggatgctgatacgtctccgacgtatcgataatttcttatgttccatgccacattattgatgttatctacatgttttatgcacactttatgtcatattcgtgcattttctggaactaacctattaacaagatgccgaagtgccgattctttgttttctgctgtttttggtttcagaaatcctagtaacgaaatattctcggaattggacgaaatcaacgcccaggggcctattttgccacgaagcttccagaagtccgaagaggagacgaagtggggccacgaggtgcccaaaccatagggcggcgcggcccccccccttggctgcgtggccctgtggtgtggggccctcgtgccgcctcctgacctgcccttccgcctacttaaagcctccgtcgcgaaacccccagtaccgagagccacgatacggaaaaccttcccgagacgccgccgccgccgatcccatctcgggggatccagagatcgcctccggcaccctgccggagaggggattcatctccccggaggactctacgccgccatggtcgcctccggagtgatgtgtgagtagtctacccctggactatgggtccatagcagtagctagatggttgtcttctccccattgtgctatcattgtcggatcttgtgagctgcctaacatgatcaagatcatctatctgtaattctatatgttgcgttagttgggatccgatgaatagagaatacttgttatgttgattatcaaagttatatctatgtgttgtttatgatcttgcatgctctccgttactagtagatgctctggccaagtagatgcttgtaactccaagagggagtatttatgctcgatagtgggttcatgctcgcattgacacacaggacgaggatgaaagttctaaggttgtgttgtgctgttgccactagggataaaacattgatgctatgtctaaggatgtagttgttgattacattacgcaccatacttaatgcaattgtctgttgctttgcaacttaatactggagggggttcggatgataacctgaaggtggactttttaggcatagatgcagttggatggcggtctatgtactttgtcgtaatgcccaattaaatctcactatactcatcatgatatgtatgtgcatggtcatgccctctttatttgtcaattgcccaactgtaatttgttcacccaacatgctgtttatcttatgggagagacacctctagtgaactgtggaccccggtccaattctctatactgaaatacaatctactgcaatcttgttctcttttgttttctgcaaacaatcatcttccacacaatacggttaatcctttgttacagcaagccggtgagattgacaacctcactgtttcgttggggcaaagtactttggttgtgttgtgcaggttccacgttggcgccggaatccctggtgttgcgccgcactacatcccgccgccatcaaccttcaacgtgcttcttggctcctcctggttcgataaaccttggtttctttctgagggaaaacttgctgttgtgcgcatcataccttcctcttggggttcccaacgaacgtgtgagttacacgccatcagccatCGTGGAAAAGTTTAGCCCCTACTATTTGAGAGCGCCAACTGAAGCAGAGACTGCTATGATCATGTCACAAAATGCAGCGAGATGATTACCTCGGATGCTTGCAAgcattgattgtatgcattggtTATGGAAGAACTACcagtttgcttggcaaggtttgTACGAAGGGCATCATGGATATTGTAGTGTGATGCTTAAAGCTGTGGAAAATTATGACCTATGGATTTGGCATTATTTCTTTGACATGGCGAGATCACATAATGACATTAACatgctgcagcgctctccggtgtttttGAAACTTGTGGAaggtcatgctccaccatgcaactatgagatcaatgacaACCAATATACCAAATGCtactatctagccgatggtatccaTCCAACACATCCGACATTTGTCAAGACAATCTACGCGCCAATGAGTCAGAAGAACTACCACTTTGTTGAGCGCTAGGAGAGCTTCcgaaaggatgtcgagcggggatTTAGTGTGTTTCAAGATTAATTTGCTATTGTTCGGTATCCTGCTCTTTCCTGGTCCCACGACCAAATGTGAACGGTGATGCAagtttgtgtgatcatgcacaacatgatcatcgagaatGACCGCAATACTCGAGCCAGGCATGCTGGTCCCTACGAGTGTCAGAGACCTCTTGCGGAGGTTAATCATTAGGTGCCTACAGAGTTTGCTGATTTTCTCGTCATGCATACATAAATCCATGATAGCATTATTCACGCTCAACTGTAATATGATATCGTAGAGCATCTATGGAGGCTCAAAGGAGAGGCATTAACTGCGCCAACCCCGCCATCTAGCCCAACTTTTATTTATTTGCTTTGTTGTTTGTTAacgtttaatttgaaaacaatgttgtcaaacatatttatttgtatggTATGTTTAAAATTGGTTGTGTCTTGAAATACTCATAACCTTAAATAAAATTTGGGGATGCCACACTAGAAACACACGCGCCCCGAGAACGGCAACTGGCGGCAGCGTCGGCCAAAAGCTCAATCCAGCGTTATAAGAGCATCTACACTCGTCCCTCTTATATAGGTTTCGGTGGTGACCATTTTTGGTCCATATGGGGGGCTCCGGCGCTAAACATAAAATGGGGGTCACCCGTGATCTCTATACAAATGACGTTGCCAAGGCTAGCCCGTAAAGATTTTCCAGCCATCCGCCAGCCCCGCTAGCCTCTCTTTCTACTAGCTTCGGCTTAAGGGCGCCGGATGGAAAGTCGGGCCGCGGCAGCCTGAAAATAAATTGAGGGGCCGCGATTGGGTACAGCGCCGATGCCCCCAAAAACGTATAGGAAAAACGTATAGGGTACCTTTGGGGAGGGAAAATGGAGACTCTCTAACTAAATGCTGGGGATGTTTTTTtttttattgttgttgttgttgcgagacacgtACCCTTCTTTCTATCAAGAGATTCTCAAACGCCATCTCCATGACTCCACCAGCTGAGGTCTGCGCCTATCTACCTCCCTCCCACCCACACGCTGAGTAAAATAATTGATTGTCGAGGAGCTGCCAACATTTCCTCTTCTGGCAATGGGAGCGTGGTAACTTTACCCACCACCTTGCCCAAAACCATCAAAGAAACCACGTTTGGTTCACGGGCTATCGGCGACGCAGGCGGCCGGCGGATCGGGTACCGACGCGGCGGCGATCGATGGGCGGCTCTAACCTAGGTAACCACGACCTTCTTGATTCCTGGGCAAGGGTTCACCTCGCTCCCATGGACGGCCGGGGAGATATACCGTCTCCTTTTCTTGATTTATGACCGTTGCTTTGTGCTCTGGCCTCTGGTCGCCGACACAATCATCAGGCCACGGCGGCGGCTGCGAgatggacgacgacgacgacggcagttTCGAGGTTTGCGCCATGTGGAGGGAGCTAGCTAGCTTCAAGAACGATGGCGCGAAGCGGTTCCTCATGGTGGCCTCCGATGGTTTCAGAGACAGCCTGGTGAGAGCTAGCTCCCTTTCCGCCCGCATTCATTCAGCTGCTTCCGGTGCTGCTCCTGGAAAATGCTCCAGAGACAGCGAGGGAATCTGCTTCAGACCACCCCCTTCTTGATTAAAGGGCTGCGATTTGGGGTTTTTTTCTTCCCATAATAATTTCATTCTTAACTATGTGCGAAATTTCCCCTGTTTTCAGATTGTTAATTCCCCTGTTTTCCTTTAATAACTGTACCAAAACATGAGGCTCGAGACTGAAAACTCCTAGACGATAACCTTCCCTGTCTGAAAACTAGGAGACACTTTTATCCTCTTAGAGAAAAATACACCTTTTTGGTCTGAAGAAACAAAATTTGTCCATTTCGTCCACAATGCGGGCAGCAATGAGCTACCTTATATATAGCACTACACCCAGTCACCTTATAAATAGCACTACTCCTTGTCAAAATTCGTTCTGGACTAAGGTTTTGCAACAGCAGGCATGagaaagacaaaaaaaaaagatTGTATCTTGTTAGATGGCATATATATAGATGATAGAATTGTTTCAGGGTATTTTCCTTTTCAGATTATATGAAATGGTAGCAGGAAAATACTCTGTACACGCATGACATACTATTTACTAATATTGCAAGCAGCATTAGTAatgaaaagccgtgtgcatcgttTGATGCAGATGCTGGGGCTTCCCCCGTTCCGAAAAAATTGCAAGCATGATTGCAAGTGAAGCTCTTGTGGAGATGATTAGTACACTGCTGGTGTGCTACCACGAGATTGCTATTTATTAATATTCATACACGATTGTCGGAGGAAAAATGTTTGTGAAGCTCTTATGGAGATAATTAGTGGACCGCTAGTTGCGCGATGCAGTGCTTATATTTGAGAAAGAAAGAGTAGTTGGCGTGTAGATAATAGTATCGTTTCAGGATATTATTCTGGGAATGAATTAGTTCAGAACATAAAAGGAGGTGATAAATTTGGTGGCATACTAGTACCATGAATGCACTATTACTTTCCACCGAAGTCATAATTTGGTATCTGTCATTTAAGGCTAAAATTGCCAGGTTAAGCACATAATTTGCGTTCTGAAGGTTTTGGCGTGATCAAAATTTCACTAGAAATAAGAGAGCAAGAGATGTTGCTTTTGATGATACGAGAGCAAGTTGTTAGCCCTTCTTATTTAAAAGGCTGTCCTTAGTTTTTTATTACAGTATCTGGTTCATTCATAGCTATGTTATGCGATACAGTACTTATATTTGCCTAGGGTAGTTGGCATATAGATAAGAGCTGTATAGATTCGTTTCATGATATTTTTCTGTGAAAGGATTGCTTCACAACATACAAATGGGTAGCAGGAAAACACTTTGTTGGAGGGAAAGTTAATGCGTATGAAACTTTGTACGGAGATAATGAGTGCACTGCTTGTGTAATGCCAAGTGTGTGCTACTAATGTTCGCCAAAAATGATAATTTGGTAACTCGTGTCATTTAAGTCCGAAATTCCCCTGTTCAGGCCATAATATCGTATGACTTTTGTTCGTTTGTTTTCCACGTCCTTTGGTACTCATGCAATCTGAATTGTGTCTGCATTTCCTGCAAATAGCACTAGAAGCGGTGAAACTCATGACTCTAACCAATGTGTATCTTCTTCCTTGACCTTCAATAGCGCATACATCAGGAGATTGGAAGCCACCTGAGGACTATGATCTCTCCTTCTAAGCCTGTCACACTAGAAGCTCCGAATGGCCATGTATACCCTGTTGAAGTTATAGAGGAGCTTGGCGATATAGTACTTAGGTCTGGATGGAACGAGTTTGTGAATGCAAACCACATAGAAGAAGATGACTATATTCTGTTTGTGTCCCTTGTGAACTCAATCTTTAAGGTTCATATTTTCGATTCATCCGGTCATGAGAAGTCTTCATGCTCTCAACCACCCTTTGGCGTATTTGGAGCTGTTCCTCCTTGTGATCATCATGTGCTGAATGGTAAAGTGAATCACAACTTGAAGTCTAATTAATGCTTTGATATGATTTTGTGATTATTGTACAATGTACTTGATTTGCAGAACAAGCGGTGCCTGATCCTGGACATGTTCAGACCTCAAGTGACATTAGCTACACTACGTTACCTGGGTGCCGTCTCACAAAAGCACAAGACAAGAAAGTACTAGAAATAGCTGATACCATGGAGTCTGAAATTCCTCTGCACGTGGCAGCCATGGACAAACAAAATATCCACTCGAAGGACTCCTTTGTTGTAAGTTACATCCTTTCTCAGATAATTTCTTGCTTATATATATATTTGTTACTCCAATACATATGGCATATTCTTGCTGGTCAATGCTCCATCTTTTTAATCTTGCCTCTTTTTCTTTATTCTGATCCTGCAGTACATACCGTTGCTACTTGTGCTGAACCATTTCAAGGATGAAATAAGTAAACCTACTATTCAACTTGAAGCACCTGACAACCACATATACAGTGTTGGAGCAAGGAAGCAGAGTGATGATCTAGTAGTCCTAGATTCTGCATGGGATAGTTTTGTAGCTTCTCAGTACATACAAGAGAAGGACCTCCTTATTTTCAGAAGCACAAAGAAAAACCACCTCGAAGTTTTCATCCTTGACCCAAGCGGTCGTGAGAAAACCCCTTCAAATATTGTCATTGGAAATTCTTCTAGTACCCAAGAAATGAGTGGAGATTCTCTTCAGATTGTTGATCCACCCCCTCATGCAATTTTTGAATTGAGCAGTTCAGATGATGATGACATCATGAGAGAAGGCACGAGAGAATCTTGCAGGGTGCAAAAGCGGGTGACACGTAGTTCTGCGAAAGCTCGGGAGATGGCTTCAACGTCCTCCCCTGCTACTAAATCAGGTCATCCTATTCTTGTTGCCTGTGTTTTTTATTTTGTTATACCATATTTTAATTAAAATTCTGATCATTTCATGCTCAGCCTAAGAGAATATGGTAGGGTTTTCAGGATACGAAGCTCGCAAGACGCATGATGGAGCACCTGTGAAGCTTGGAGTCGGTTCAGAACCTCCTTCCAACAATCTTGGGGGTACTTACATTTTAGGCATGAAAGCAAGTCTATCTTTGCAGATGGAGAAGAATGTTTTTTTAGATAACAGGCATTACATGCCCAGCCTTAAATTAATAAGACCACAACAGTCAGGATCACAGTTATTACAACACATCAGAACACACCGATCCGTACCAGATGAAAAGAGGATTACATGCAAGATCGGGAGACTAAACAGGCAGAGTTTCAACTAGAGCATAAACTAGGATGATGAAAGTAGCGCTTCACACATGAGCCGCCGCTGGATTGTAAGTTTTGAGGAAGAGGGTCTTCATGAGGGAGATCAAGCCGTCCACCAGCTCGACGTCTTTACTTCTTGCAAGAGGTCGCCATTGCTGCAGTAAGATGGTAGTTTTGAACACACAATCAGCAGGTTGTTTTGGGAAAGTTCCCTCAATCGAGAATTTGTTGCGAATGTTCCAAAGAGCCCAACTTTGGGCAGCAAACAGAAGCCAAATAAATCTCCTTGCTTTCCCCGAAAAAAGATTCAAAATGTCAAAAAACTGGGGAAAGGATGTGGGATTCCACTGAACCGCAAGCATCGAGCGAACTCCGCTCCAAAGAAATTTAGCAAGGTGGCAGCTGAAGAAGAGATGATCtgccgactccggcaagccgcagAGGACACACTGTCCATTGGACGGGCCATGTCGTCTGGCCAGCTGTTCATTAGTTGGGAGCCTGTTTCTGGCAAGTTGCCAAGAAAAGATTTTGACCTTTAAGGGAATGTTTGCAGACCAGATGTCATTGGCGTAAGAACAAGCTTCTCCTTGACACAGTTTGCGGTAAAGCGAGGACGTGGAGAAACTCCCAGAAGGTTCAAGGGCCCAGGAAACTTTGTCTCTCAAAACAGAAGGTGCGGCCTGGGCCAGCTCAGCAAGCAAAACGTTCCATTGTTCAGTTTCAAGAGGGCCAAAAGTCCTACGGAACGGAATATGCCAGGTTGTCCCTCTGGACGCCGTAGCAACTGTCATAGCAGGGTAGGAGCAAATATCGAAGAGTGTATGGAACCTCTCGCACAGAGGGGATTCACCAGACC encodes:
- the LOC127302954 gene encoding B3 domain-containing protein_Os12g40080-like, whose protein sequence is MGGSNLGHGGGCEMDDDDDGSFEVCAMWRELASFKNDGAKRFLMVASDGFRDSLRIHQEIGSHLRTMISPSKPVTLEAPNGHVYPVEVIEELGDIVLRSGWNEFVNANHIEEDDYILFVSLVNSIFKVHIFDSSGHEKSSCSQPPFGVFGAVPPCDHHVLNEQAVPDPGHVQTSSDISYTTLPGCRLTKAQDKKVLEIADTMESEIPLHVAAMDKQNIHSKDSFVYIPLLLVLNHFKDEISKPTIQLEAPDNHIYSVGARKQSDDLVVLDSAWDSFVASQYIQEKDLLIFRSTKKNHLEVFILDPSGREKTPSNIVIGNSSSTQEMSGDSLQIVDPPPHAIFELSSSDDDDIMREGTRESCRVQKRVTRSSAKAREMASTSSPATKSGYEARKTHDGAPVKLGVGSEPPSNNLGGTYILGMKASLSLQMEKNVEEKVQAIGSELPIFVKVMGIINIDGIGSSTCEMSFCAEYASAYLPDKKHTLFLQMEGKTTLWETMLDIRSTDKLRRISRGWKQFSRENALELGDVCLFKLEDTDTSILKMTAYVIRKSLTEL